Below is a window of Staphylococcus succinus DNA.
TTCATTTATAACTTGCGCAGCGGATTTCATATCTAATGAGTCATTCACTGGAATGATAAATACAAAATGATCATGATTAGTATTTTCTAACACTAATGTTTTATAAATTAATTCAATATCAACGCCCACGCTTGCAGCTACATCCTCACCCGACATATGCTTTTCTGAAACTTTGTAACGATTTACTCCGTATTGAATATTTTGGCGATCTAATATACGCATAGCGTTTGTTTTCTTTTGTTTCATTTTTCAACACCTCGTATCGATTCACTGGTGGTTAGTAATGTTATATGTGTACATGAAATTTCATTTTACTCATTGTTAATGACTATCTAAATCTAAGTTTTTGATAAATGCTTTCAAATCTTCACGCATCGTATCATCTTTTAATGCGAATTCTATTGTTGTTTTTACAAAACCTAATTTTTCTCCAACATCATATCGATTGCCTTCAAAGTCATATGCAAAAACTTGGTCATCTTTATTTAATCTTTCAATAGCATCCGTAAGCTGAATTTCTCCTCCTGCACCGGTGCCTTGGTTTTTTAAGTAATCAAATATATCCGCTGACAGTACATAACGACCCATAATCGCTAAATTTGATGGGGCTGTGCCTGGTTTAGGCTTTTCAACAAATTGTCGCACTTCATATTTTCTGTCAATTTTAGTTAAAGGATCAATAATACCGTAACGATGTGTTTGATCTTCTTCAACTTCTTGTACTCCAATCACAGATTTGCCTGTATCTTCATAAGCATTAATCAATTGTTTAATAGCAGGAGTATCAGATTCAACAATATCATCACCAAGCAACACTGCAAAAGGCTCATCTCCTATAAATTGACGTGCAGAATAAATTGCATGACCCAATCCTTTTTGTTCTTTTTGTCTAACGTAAAAAATATTCGCTAACTCTGTAGAAAATTTTACTCTTCCAAGTAAATCTGTTTTACCTTTCGTTTCAAGAATCATTTCTAATTCTTTTTGATTATCAAAATGATCTTCTATAGCTCTTTTATGTTTGCCTGTTACTATTATAATATCTTCTATACCAGCATTAGCGGCTTCTTCAACTATGTATTGAATTGTAGGTTTATCTAATATCGGTAACATTTCCTTAGGCATTGCCTTTGTCGCCGGCAAAAACCTTGTACCTAAACCAGCTGCAGGTATGATTGCTTTTTTTATTTGTTTCAAAGTACCCACCCTTTCTATTTACATTGTCAACTTCTATTAATAATGAAATATTTTCTATTATAGAAGTAACACATTTAACTGATGTTATAATCATAACATTGATAAATAACTCTTAATACTTATTCATACCACGTTTTGTATTAAAAATAATTAATTCTTCAAAATAAAATGCTACCCCATTATATATTATTGGAGTAGCATTTTATTGATTTTAATATTTTTAAATCATATTTAAATCTCAAAATTTATTTTAAATAACTATACACTTCATTTTTCACACTAAAGATATTATTAGTCTTAAGATATAATTCAATAAAGGTGAATTATATCTTAAGACTAATTGAGCGCTGGTTGACGTATAACGTCTCCAGCTTTATTTACTATAACTTTATATTCTTGTTTCGTTTCCGAATTCCAAAACGTATAAAACATGCCTTCTTTAGACTCTTTAACTTTTTTCAAGCTTGCATTAGCGCCTAGTTTATCAACAGCATATTTTTGCGCAACGACTTCAGACTCCTGTGGTGATAAACACGGTTTGTTCGACCCTAGATGATCTGTTTCACGATAGGATCGATCAAATATATGTGCCTGATTATCTTCATTTACAGTAACTCTATAATACATATGCGGTTTATCATTATTTTTAAAGGTAAAAATATAATAATAAGTCCCTTGACAGGTGCTATCGATACCATAATCATTATATGTATTAGAAATATCATTATCACGGTTAACCGTGTTTTGTGCTTCTTTTAATGCAGCGGAAAATTGTGGCAAGTTAGACTTCCCAACCTCATTATTTTTTAAATTGTGTGTTGTCAGTTTGGCTATAGGTACATAATTTTCAGCATAATACGGCTCTTGTCTGTCCTCATTCTTTTCAGTATCTTTCATTGCTGCACTGATTGAATGATTTGCTTTATGATTGGCTTGTTCCTTAGCTTTCACCACTTTATGCGAATCTGAAAAACTAGAAATTGATTCATGCACTTTAGCAAGTGCTTGCTGATTCATAGCAAGAAATAAAAGAAACGCTAAACAACAAGCAAGAAAGAGCGCCATGATTCCCAAAGTTAAATTCTTCAAATCGTTCTCCTTACCTACATTTCTGTTAACATTTCTTTATATACTAGCACATTATTTTAACAAAAAAGTTATATAGGCTACAATTTAAAACAAATGTAATCTCTGTTACACAAATATTACGCAAAACCTTTTTTCTTAATGTTTATGACATATTTGGTTAATATAAAGAAAACATTAAGAAAAAAGCTCCTCCTGAAAGTTCTCACTTTTAAGAGGAGCGTACCAATAAACACGCTTTTATGATTTTAATTAAGTTTTCTGCCACTTGGCTCTGATTGCTTTTTCTACATAGATAACGAGTATGCCTAGTAACATAACGACTACTGACATATATAATGGGAATTCAAAGTTAACATCATACAGTGTTCCTGCTACTAAAGGTCCTATAAAGTTTCCCATACTCGTAAAAGTTGAATTTAATCCACCAGCAAATCCTTGTCGATCTCCAGCAATGTTAGAAAAGTAATTTGTAATCGCTGGACGTATCATATCAAAACCGATAAATACTACAAAGCTGATTAACATAATTGACCAATAACTGTGTACTAAGGTTAATCCAAGTAGAATTAATGCAGAATATATTAACGCATAAGTGATAAATGTAAGTTCTTTAAAATATTTCATAAACTTATCAAAGAAAAACACTTGGAATACTGCCCCAAATATACCGCCACCTGTAATTGCTATCGAAATATCTAATGGTGAATAATGTGCCTTATCAGCTGTATATAATGGGAACAATGTCTCAAATGCTGATAAACCAAATGCCAATACAAGCGTTAAAATAATTGGCGTTAAAAATACTTTCCAATTCATTTTAGTTAGTAATTCTGGTTGATATTTTGTAAAACCATCTTGTGTTTCATTTTTAGGATTTTTAATTAATACGACTGAAAGTATTAATGCTAAACATCCACTGAAACCAGCTACAAAGAATGGTAATCTATGAGAAAATTCAGCTAGGAAACCACCTAAACCAGGTCCTAAAATAAAACCGGAATTGATAATTGCTGACATATAACCAAAATTTTTCGCTTTGTCTTTACCTTTTGAAAGGTCTGCAATCATACCTGTAACACCTGGCATGACCATCCCTGCACTAAAACCACCAAGAATTCTTGATACAATTAGGAGCGAGAAAGTATGGCTGACCGCAAATAAAAATTCTGAAATTGCAAAAAGTGCTAAACCTATACAGATGATTAACTTTTTACCTAACTTGTCAGCAAGTGTACCTCCAAATGGTGAAATAATCATTTGCGCCAAGGCAAATGCTGCAACAAGCACACCTAAATCGCTACCATTCAATCCTAAATCTTTCAAATAAACTGGAAGAACTGGGACGATTAAACCTATACCTAAAAAGACTAGAAAAATATTAAAATACAAAATTACAAATTGCTTATTCACGTTTCTCCCTCCATTCGTAAGAATACTTATAAAATGCTTCACTCATATGGTCTTAGTATAACTGACGAAAGCACAATATTAGAACAGTTTATACTATTTTTCTTACAAAACACAATAAAAAAATCTTATTAAAACACAATTATACAATCATCGGAAAATTACTTGTATAATAAAGGCGTAAATAAAAATTTTGGATGGGGGCTCATTATGATATATCAAGTAGATGGAAAGACAATTGTACTCGTATTAGAACAAGGCGAAGATATCATAGAAGCGGTTACAGACTTAGCAAAAGAGCAAAATGGTAAGTTTGGCACAGTGAGTGGTATTGGTGCTTGTGATGATGTTGAACTTAACTTCTATAACATAGAGACCAAAACCTATGAGAAAAAAAGAATACAAGAACCTTTAGAATTAATTAGCTTGTTAGGTAATATCTCACACATTGACGACAAACCTTTTGCGCATCTTCATGCAACTTTTGGTACAAACCAATATGAAACATTAAGTGGACATCTTACAAAAGCAATCGTATCTGCTACGGCCGAAATCGTTATCCATATGACTAACTTAGACATAAATCGTAAGCACAATGAAACTATAGGACTTAACCTATTAGACCTATAACTGCATTCACCACTCTCAAAATGAATTGATACAATTACAAAGACTGATGAATTTATAGATATGTAAGTCCACAGTCTTTGTATTTTTTAACATTTTTAACTATCTCATTATTTTAAAATCACCCTACTTATAACAGCAATCATTCTTTTCAACATTTTATTTTCGTCTTTTTTAATTAAGTCAATCGTATACTAACTACTGTAACCACACTATATCAAGCTTTATTTTTTACAATATTTTATTTTTTTATCATTGAAATTTATATCTGAAGCTTGTATCATGTAGTCTCATATTGCAAAATTACGGTTTTATGTCCCTTTGAATTCCATAGGATAAGGAAAAATTTTATTAACCTTTTTATTTATCAAATTCATTACTATTTTTTTAGCTAGTGATTTTCAATATAGTTTTAAATGTTTTATTTTGAAGGAAAGTAGGTGTACTTATGAATGCTCGTTATATAGCTAGATCATCCTTTCTTATTCTAATCATTATTTCAATTTTCTTTAATAGTTATTATAAATTTATGACTTTAAATTTATTTCTAGCATATGTGCCATTTGAATTATGCTTACTATTACATTTGTTTAAACCGAAATTTAAATTTGAATGGCCACTGTTTATAATTTTCTCTCTTATTTTCTTATTTATGGTACCTAACACGCTTTATATGGTTACTGATTTGATTCATTTAAATCAATTTACATTTAATTTTTATAGAGGCTTACTGTTAATAGAATGGGCATATTTTACTTTTCTTGTCGCAGCCGTATTACTTGCACTTTACCTGTTGATTTTAATGTTTTTAGAAATGGAACAATTTACGCATCATATATGGCTAAATAGAAGTATTATTGGGGCTATGATGTTTCTCAATGGTTTAGGCATTTATATCGGTCGTTTTTTACGATTACATTCTGTTTATTTAATTAATGAACCGCTTCGTATTTTTCACGAAGTATGGTCAAGTCTCAGTCTGACTGCTTTATGCTTTGTGTTATTGTTAGTTGCTTTACAAATATTATTATTTTCTTTTGCGAAAGGAGTACGAAGTGCAAAATGACATTAAATATCATAATACTGCTTATTGTGCTTATCGTATCCCAACTGATTATCGGACACCTTTTGCATGATATTGGATTTTCTTATACTCATAGCATCATATTGATGTGCCTTCCCTTAGGCATTGGATTATTTTATCTCCAATTATTTTATTACGAACGTCAATTTCCTAAATGGAATGTGCCTATAAAAGTAAAATTAAGATTAAAGTACATGTATATTTTAACCTTTTTCGAATATGTTGCACTATACATCTGTATTTTCAAAATGTAATCCTACACAAAGAGAGCTATCAGCTTTTACACTCTGATAGCTCTCTTATTTGATATTATCGATAATATCATTATTGTTTTAATGATTGTTTTACTTCTACCACAGAATCAGCAGAAATTTTTAATTGTGCTTGTTCTTCTTCAGATAATTCTAATTCAACTATACGTTCAATGCCTTGTTCCCCTAATATCGTAGGTACACCTAAGCAAATATCAGAAAAACCATATTCGCCTTCTAATAATGCAATACTTGGTAATAAACGTTTTTGGTCCTTTAAGATTGCTTCTAGCATACTATATATAGCAGAAGCTGGCGCATAATAAGCAGAGCCATTTCCAAGTAGTTCTACAATTTCAGCCCCACCTTTTCTCGTACGCTCTACAATATGTTCTATTTGCGCTGTATCTAGCATTTTATTCAAAGGTACGCCGTTAACATTTGTGGAGTGCACCAAAGGCACCATAGTATCACCGTGGCCTCCCAAAACTAAACCTCTAATATCTTTAATAGATACATTTAATGCTTCTGCTATAAATGTTTGGTATCTCGCTGTATCTAAAATTCCAGATTGACCAATCACTCTTTCTTTAGGGAATCCAGAAGCATTGATTACAGCATATGTCATCGCATCTACTGGATTAGTTAAAACAATAATTTTACAATTTGGGGAGTGCGTAACGATTTCTTGTGTAACGTCATACATCACTGCTTCATTAACTTGTACTAAGTCGTCTCTACTCATACCCGGTTTACGCGGTACACCAGCAGTTATAACAACAATATCAGAATTAGCTGTATCCTGATAATCGATTGATCCAGTTACATTAACATCAAATCCATATACAGGACTACTTTCTAATATATCTAGGGCTTTCCCTTTAACCTGTCCTTCATTATGTGGGCGATCAATAAGCACGACATCTGCCAACTCTTGTTGAGCAATTATAAATGCTAATGTAGCTCCCGTGTTTCCAGCACCTATGATTGAAACTTTTTTCTTTGCCATAATATCCCCTCTAACGTCTTTAATATATTTATTATAACATCTCATTTTTAATAAAGAGTTATGTATGGCTTGAAAGTGCAATTCAATTTAATTAACTAATACTATCACATTTACTTATTCTACTTTTGACGTTTTAGCCATTTCCATATCAAGAATATGATTAAAATTGCTAAAACAATATAAATAATACGTGAATAAACATCCATATAATTAACAATAGTATGCCAATTACCGCCAACTGCTTGTCCTAAATAAATTAACACCACGTTCCATATAAGTGTTCCAATCGTTGTAAATACTATAAATAAAGGCAAGTTCATACGTGTTAACCCAGCTGGGATTGAAATCAAACTTCTCAGTAATGGTACAAAACGACAGAAGAAGATTGTCCAATAACCATATTTTTCAAACCATCCAATGGTCTTATCTAAATCCTTTGTCTTCACTCGCAAAATTTTACCGTAACGGTTAATGAATCGATACAAATTACGCTCACCAATCCATGCACCAATACCATATAAGGCAATTGCTCCAAGAACTGAACCAATTGTCGAAGTAATTGTTACACCAACAAAACCTAAATCAGATTTTGTTGTCATAAATCCTCCAAAAGTTAAAATTATTTCAGATGGGATGGGCGGAAAAACATTTTCTAAAAAGATTAAAAATGCTATCCCCCAGTAGCCAAACTTCTCCATAAATTGTGTAATCCAGACTTCCATTTAATCCCCCTAAAGTTTAAAGTCATATAACATTGATCATTGTATTCTAGTGATTAAAACAAATTATTTGTCTTTGCGTATAAATAAAGTGATAAACCAAATAAAACTAGAGACATCACAGTAAGTATTAACGCTAAAATTGTCGTACGTTTATAATGTTTTATAAATGACACAAACAATAGTCCACCGTTGTATAAGAAAAATAGTCCAAATAATGTCATCATTATATTAATATCTGGATAAGCTATATTGAGTATTGCTACGATTAGTGCAAATACTAAAAATGGAAAGCTTATAAAGTTTCGTTCAAACTTAAGTTGACTTCTACGTTGTTCTTCGTTCTGATTACTCATTTTTTACTCTCCTCCAAAATTCACTTTATGGGATATCATGACCTAAAGAGGCCGTATAGATATCAAACCATTCTTGATCCGTAATTGTAATTTTCAATCCTGCTATAGCTTCA
It encodes the following:
- the mdh gene encoding malate dehydrogenase, whose translation is MAKKKVSIIGAGNTGATLAFIIAQQELADVVLIDRPHNEGQVKGKALDILESSPVYGFDVNVTGSIDYQDTANSDIVVITAGVPRKPGMSRDDLVQVNEAVMYDVTQEIVTHSPNCKIIVLTNPVDAMTYAVINASGFPKERVIGQSGILDTARYQTFIAEALNVSIKDIRGLVLGGHGDTMVPLVHSTNVNGVPLNKMLDTAQIEHIVERTRKGGAEIVELLGNGSAYYAPASAIYSMLEAILKDQKRLLPSIALLEGEYGFSDICLGVPTILGEQGIERIVELELSEEEQAQLKISADSVVEVKQSLKQ
- the galU gene encoding UTP--glucose-1-phosphate uridylyltransferase GalU, whose product is MKQIKKAIIPAAGLGTRFLPATKAMPKEMLPILDKPTIQYIVEEAANAGIEDIIIVTGKHKRAIEDHFDNQKELEMILETKGKTDLLGRVKFSTELANIFYVRQKEQKGLGHAIYSARQFIGDEPFAVLLGDDIVESDTPAIKQLINAYEDTGKSVIGVQEVEEDQTHRYGIIDPLTKIDRKYEVRQFVEKPKPGTAPSNLAIMGRYVLSADIFDYLKNQGTGAGGEIQLTDAIERLNKDDQVFAYDFEGNRYDVGEKLGFVKTTIEFALKDDTMREDLKAFIKNLDLDSH
- the ybaK gene encoding Cys-tRNA(Pro) deacylase; the protein is MKQKKTNAMRILDRQNIQYGVNRYKVSEKHMSGEDVAASVGVDIELIYKTLVLENTNHDHFVFIIPVNDSLDMKSAAQVINEKKLHLMPLDDLKKVTGYVRGGCSPIGMKRLFPTIIDQQAVNLNEIYVSGGERGMQINIAVKELIEATQAKVAPVVHP
- a CDS encoding PPC domain-containing DNA-binding protein; translation: MIYQVDGKTIVLVLEQGEDIIEAVTDLAKEQNGKFGTVSGIGACDDVELNFYNIETKTYEKKRIQEPLELISLLGNISHIDDKPFAHLHATFGTNQYETLSGHLTKAIVSATAEIVIHMTNLDINRKHNETIGLNLLDL
- a CDS encoding DedA family protein, encoding MEVWITQFMEKFGYWGIAFLIFLENVFPPIPSEIILTFGGFMTTKSDLGFVGVTITSTIGSVLGAIALYGIGAWIGERNLYRFINRYGKILRVKTKDLDKTIGWFEKYGYWTIFFCRFVPLLRSLISIPAGLTRMNLPLFIVFTTIGTLIWNVVLIYLGQAVGGNWHTIVNYMDVYSRIIYIVLAILIIFLIWKWLKRQK
- a CDS encoding DUF1361 domain-containing protein, with the protein product MNARYIARSSFLILIIISIFFNSYYKFMTLNLFLAYVPFELCLLLHLFKPKFKFEWPLFIIFSLIFLFMVPNTLYMVTDLIHLNQFTFNFYRGLLLIEWAYFTFLVAAVLLALYLLILMFLEMEQFTHHIWLNRSIIGAMMFLNGLGIYIGRFLRLHSVYLINEPLRIFHEVWSSLSLTALCFVLLLVALQILLFSFAKGVRSAK
- the norA gene encoding multidrug efflux MFS transporter NorA; translated protein: MNKQFVILYFNIFLVFLGIGLIVPVLPVYLKDLGLNGSDLGVLVAAFALAQMIISPFGGTLADKLGKKLIICIGLALFAISEFLFAVSHTFSLLIVSRILGGFSAGMVMPGVTGMIADLSKGKDKAKNFGYMSAIINSGFILGPGLGGFLAEFSHRLPFFVAGFSGCLALILSVVLIKNPKNETQDGFTKYQPELLTKMNWKVFLTPIILTLVLAFGLSAFETLFPLYTADKAHYSPLDISIAITGGGIFGAVFQVFFFDKFMKYFKELTFITYALIYSALILLGLTLVHSYWSIMLISFVVFIGFDMIRPAITNYFSNIAGDRQGFAGGLNSTFTSMGNFIGPLVAGTLYDVNFEFPLYMSVVVMLLGILVIYVEKAIRAKWQKT